Proteins from a genomic interval of Streptomyces sp. NBC_01267:
- a CDS encoding NDP-sugar synthase yields MSRDEETVGIILAGGRGERAKPITLKSSDYIRSKALIPFVGRRLVEWMMDACRAQGVRRFYVVTHGLENRNQIKLLLGHGERFGVDITYSRSRFDRYNVGSAGATLHNLEQWDLQGRALVLPVDSLFDFDLAALEATHSAEGAVVTVASVARTAAEIAGKYGVMRTDERGLVQGFVEKPGIGELRALFPRTADDPTATLATNAGMYLVDCGRLRMLAREPELFRQSHQRLDWGGDLLPHLVERGVPVATHTIGRLGDMGNVPDYLQTVQLVLNGAYEQMNRLMAAPDRTDPRGWIHKSSLQTKDDVTGTTLAQKLEDGSIVIGPGVRIGRDVEIGPGVRLENTDVGDGAEIREGATLTRSAVGESAVVGSWADISDTYIGPMAQVLSERARPLRLEQFSAIGDGAVLWPGSRFCGVTVYPRLRVPALAGVPAQTELRRADDILRWV; encoded by the coding sequence GTGAGTCGTGACGAGGAAACAGTTGGCATCATTCTGGCCGGTGGCAGGGGCGAACGGGCCAAACCGATCACTCTGAAATCCTCGGACTACATCAGAAGCAAGGCGCTCATCCCGTTCGTCGGACGACGCCTGGTCGAGTGGATGATGGACGCCTGCCGGGCGCAGGGCGTGCGTCGGTTCTACGTCGTGACCCACGGCCTCGAGAACCGCAACCAGATCAAGCTTCTGCTGGGTCACGGCGAGCGCTTCGGGGTCGACATCACGTACTCGCGCTCCCGGTTCGACCGGTACAACGTGGGGTCGGCCGGTGCCACGCTGCACAACCTGGAGCAGTGGGACCTGCAGGGCCGTGCGCTGGTCCTGCCCGTCGACTCGCTCTTCGACTTCGACCTGGCGGCGCTGGAGGCGACACACAGCGCCGAGGGCGCGGTGGTCACGGTCGCGTCCGTGGCCCGCACCGCTGCGGAGATCGCCGGCAAGTACGGCGTCATGCGGACCGATGAACGCGGCCTGGTCCAGGGCTTCGTGGAGAAGCCCGGCATCGGGGAACTGCGTGCGCTCTTCCCGCGAACGGCCGACGATCCGACCGCGACCCTGGCGACCAACGCGGGGATGTACCTGGTGGACTGTGGCCGGCTGCGGATGCTCGCCCGCGAGCCGGAGCTCTTCCGGCAGTCCCACCAGCGCCTCGACTGGGGTGGCGATCTCCTGCCCCACCTCGTCGAACGAGGCGTACCGGTGGCCACCCACACCATCGGGCGCCTGGGCGACATGGGCAACGTGCCGGACTACCTCCAAACGGTCCAGCTCGTACTCAACGGCGCGTACGAACAGATGAACCGTCTGATGGCGGCTCCCGACCGGACGGATCCGCGCGGCTGGATCCACAAGAGCAGCCTGCAGACGAAGGACGACGTCACCGGCACCACCCTGGCCCAGAAGCTCGAGGACGGCTCGATCGTCATCGGTCCCGGCGTCCGGATCGGCCGGGACGTCGAGATCGGTCCCGGGGTGCGCCTGGAGAACACGGACGTCGGCGACGGAGCAGAGATCCGTGAAGGGGCCACCCTCACCCGCTCGGCGGTCGGGGAGTCGGCAGTGGTCGGCTCCTGGGCCGACATCAGCGACACCTACATAGGCCCCATGGCCCAAGTGCTCTCGGAGCGCGCCAGGCCACTGCGGCTGGAGCAGTTCTCGGCCATCGGCGACGGCGCCGTGCTCTGGCCGGGATCACGATTCTGCGGGGTCACCGTGTACCCCCGCCTACGGGTTCCGGCGCTGGCCGGCGTACCTGCACAGACCGAGCTCAGGCGCGCCGACGACATCCTGCGCTGGGTGTGA
- a CDS encoding SDR family oxidoreductase, with protein MQSLIAVIGGAGRTGVIITRRLLQEGHQVRVISRDPQRAVLPSGVEKHRADVRYTDALVPALRGCSGIVFTVEPGTADSGPSSPETTVYDGVRNVLAAATDGGQRPRMVLVSQIFVTRREHPMNAYGRLLDWRLRGEDEVRASGLPYTVVRPSWLTDSDVAGSRVRLEQHDRGDGWVSRKSVAEACVQSLRLPAAGGTTFELYNEPGAEPTDWSPLFAQLIPDRVPAYLGPVH; from the coding sequence ATGCAAAGCCTCATTGCAGTCATCGGAGGGGCCGGCCGGACGGGCGTGATCATCACACGCCGACTGCTCCAGGAAGGCCATCAAGTACGAGTGATCAGCCGCGACCCGCAGCGTGCGGTGCTGCCGTCCGGAGTGGAGAAGCACCGTGCCGACGTGCGGTACACGGACGCGCTGGTTCCCGCGCTGCGCGGATGTTCAGGCATCGTCTTCACCGTCGAGCCGGGCACCGCCGATTCGGGTCCGTCCAGCCCCGAGACCACGGTCTACGACGGGGTGCGCAACGTGCTCGCGGCAGCCACCGACGGCGGACAGCGCCCGCGCATGGTGCTGGTCAGCCAGATCTTCGTGACGCGCCGCGAGCACCCGATGAATGCCTACGGACGGCTGCTCGACTGGCGGCTGCGGGGCGAGGACGAGGTGCGGGCGTCGGGGCTGCCCTACACCGTCGTACGTCCCAGCTGGCTGACGGACAGCGATGTCGCGGGCTCCCGGGTGCGCCTGGAGCAGCACGACCGCGGTGACGGCTGGGTCTCGAGGAAGTCGGTGGCGGAGGCCTGCGTGCAATCCCTGCGCCTGCCGGCTGCGGGCGGGACGACCTTCGAGCTCTACAACGAGCCCGGGGCGGAACCCACCGACTGGTCCCCGCTGTTCGCCCAGCTGATCCCCGACCGGGTTCCCGCCTACCTGGGACCGGTCCACTGA
- a CDS encoding maltokinase N-terminal cap-like domain-containing protein: MTGTGRRTLAPRHSDGLLAEDLDLMVDELCRLLPAWLPGQRWYAGKGHGVLEVRPVLAEVVVPGPPTLVQAVFRTGDGECYQLLVGAVPGPADARTGVSADAVIGSVPLSDGRRTTLYEASVDPGLLSGLLDRFVAAEPCGVLEYHHVPGAVIPAGLRARPLTGEQSNTSVVFGDRMMLKVLRRIMPGANTELEMLAALERAGDVPSAAPLAWAQSAGRHGAEPAVLGILQEFVPSRGDGWTIATAEAEACIRGECASVAPVGGFSDDAFALGQATARVHMALAQQLETRTLSLAQVVELTDALVARLDDALVEVPDLIPYARGLHTAYQDLREVVRRGNPLPVQRIHGDLHLGQVLRAADGWVLIDFEGEPGHPFEERRRPQPTVRDVAAMLRSFDYAAHHALGEILGVPPGKQATGDPRGTRLARRASAWAVHSRRAFCAGYTRAGGQDPRTSPVLLRAFEADKAVYEALYEARNRPEWLPIPLAAVRRLAHGSRFVG, translated from the coding sequence ATGACCGGGACCGGTCGGCGCACCCTGGCGCCCCGGCACTCGGACGGGCTGCTCGCCGAGGACCTGGACCTGATGGTCGACGAGCTGTGCCGGCTCCTGCCGGCCTGGCTGCCCGGCCAACGCTGGTACGCCGGTAAGGGCCATGGCGTCCTGGAGGTCCGGCCCGTCCTCGCGGAGGTCGTCGTACCCGGCCCTCCCACGCTGGTGCAGGCCGTGTTCCGGACCGGCGACGGAGAGTGTTACCAGCTCCTCGTCGGTGCCGTGCCCGGCCCGGCCGATGCCCGTACGGGAGTCTCCGCCGACGCCGTCATCGGCAGCGTCCCTCTGTCGGACGGGCGGCGGACGACGCTCTACGAGGCGAGCGTCGACCCCGGTCTGCTGTCCGGGCTGCTCGACCGCTTCGTCGCGGCCGAGCCGTGCGGAGTGCTCGAGTACCACCACGTCCCCGGGGCGGTGATCCCGGCGGGACTGCGGGCCAGACCACTCACCGGGGAGCAGTCCAATACGTCGGTCGTCTTCGGCGACCGGATGATGCTCAAGGTGCTGCGACGCATCATGCCGGGCGCCAATACCGAGCTGGAGATGCTGGCCGCGCTGGAGCGGGCCGGCGACGTGCCGAGCGCGGCGCCGCTGGCCTGGGCCCAGAGCGCCGGGCGCCACGGCGCGGAGCCGGCCGTGTTGGGCATCCTCCAGGAGTTCGTGCCCTCCCGCGGGGACGGCTGGACCATCGCCACGGCGGAGGCGGAAGCGTGCATCCGTGGAGAGTGTGCGTCCGTCGCGCCGGTGGGAGGGTTCTCGGACGACGCGTTCGCCCTGGGGCAGGCCACGGCACGGGTGCACATGGCGCTCGCACAGCAGTTGGAGACCCGTACCCTGAGCCTGGCCCAGGTCGTGGAGCTGACCGACGCCCTCGTGGCCCGGCTCGACGACGCCCTCGTCGAGGTGCCCGACCTCATTCCCTACGCGCGCGGGCTGCACACGGCGTATCAGGACCTGCGCGAGGTGGTGAGGCGCGGTAACCCGCTGCCGGTCCAGCGCATCCACGGTGACCTCCATCTGGGACAGGTGCTGCGGGCCGCGGACGGATGGGTCCTGATCGACTTCGAGGGCGAACCGGGACATCCCTTCGAGGAGCGGCGCCGGCCCCAGCCGACGGTCCGCGATGTCGCCGCCATGCTGCGGTCCTTCGACTACGCGGCGCACCACGCGCTCGGCGAGATCCTCGGCGTCCCGCCCGGGAAGCAGGCCACCGGCGATCCGCGTGGCACGCGCCTGGCACGCAGGGCCTCGGCCTGGGCCGTCCACAGCAGGCGTGCCTTCTGCGCCGGTTACACCCGGGCAGGTGGCCAGGATCCGCGCACGAGCCCTGTGCTCCTCCGGGCGTTCGAGGCCGACAAGGCGGTGTACGAGGCGCTCTACGAGGCCCGTAACCGCCCGGAGTGGCTGCCCATACCGCTGGCCGCGGTGCGCCGGCTCGCGCACGGCAGCCGGTTCGTGGGCTGA
- a CDS encoding IS701 family transposase, with amino-acid sequence MSAEDQQTLPYDISQKEFTEVLSALRSIPRSDQRRWGELYVRGLLAVRGKKTMRALANGAGSGAEQSLYQFISKSPWNVDPVRGDLARLLIERAQPRAWVVQPLVIPKVGQHSVGVERQWVSQIGRVVNCQQAMSVWLAWDRGSCPVDWQLALPECWTDQEDMRRRASIPTHVGSCPPEQCAVDSVSKMSREWGLRGRPVVMDLRETAPHPVCADLVARQIPFVVRVDPSSITPSPPGPRPASGPIDRAEEWVGSAGLLSLLHKQRMPVEWFDHATETMRATSVGAARVALRKGSVAQGLSERLDLVLLAAWTDPGRRSPSEFWLSNLAQSQLGTVYRTAMLSRRVERDLEEVGDALGIRDFEGRSYRGWHHHMTMVSLAHAVTVLSPSRAQDPFPPTERLPLAPARGTKVSAA; translated from the coding sequence GTGTCCGCAGAAGACCAGCAGACTCTTCCCTACGATATTTCGCAGAAAGAATTCACTGAGGTCCTTTCGGCGCTGCGCTCCATTCCGCGAAGCGATCAGCGGCGCTGGGGAGAACTGTATGTGCGCGGCCTGCTCGCGGTCCGCGGAAAGAAGACCATGCGTGCTCTCGCCAATGGCGCGGGCAGCGGGGCGGAGCAGAGCCTGTACCAGTTCATCAGTAAGTCGCCGTGGAATGTCGATCCGGTGCGTGGTGATCTGGCGCGGCTGCTCATCGAGCGCGCGCAGCCCCGCGCCTGGGTGGTGCAGCCCCTCGTGATCCCGAAGGTGGGCCAGCACTCGGTCGGCGTGGAGCGTCAGTGGGTCTCGCAGATCGGACGGGTCGTCAACTGCCAGCAGGCGATGAGCGTCTGGCTCGCCTGGGACCGGGGAAGCTGCCCCGTGGACTGGCAACTGGCGCTGCCCGAGTGCTGGACGGACCAGGAGGACATGCGCCGCCGTGCCTCCATACCCACCCATGTCGGGTCGTGTCCGCCCGAGCAGTGCGCAGTCGACTCGGTGAGCAAGATGTCGCGGGAGTGGGGTCTGCGTGGCCGACCGGTGGTGATGGATCTGCGGGAGACGGCACCTCATCCGGTGTGCGCGGATCTGGTCGCTCGTCAGATCCCGTTCGTCGTCCGCGTCGACCCGTCCTCCATCACACCGTCGCCTCCCGGCCCGCGGCCCGCGTCGGGGCCCATCGACAGGGCGGAGGAATGGGTGGGCTCGGCCGGCCTGCTCTCCCTGCTGCACAAGCAGCGGATGCCGGTGGAATGGTTCGACCACGCGACCGAAACGATGCGTGCCACCTCGGTGGGCGCTGCCCGCGTCGCCCTGCGCAAGGGCTCCGTCGCCCAAGGGCTGTCGGAACGCCTCGACCTCGTGCTGCTCGCAGCCTGGACGGACCCCGGCCGACGGTCCCCGAGCGAATTCTGGCTCTCCAACCTCGCGCAGTCGCAGCTCGGCACCGTGTACCGCACCGCGATGCTCTCGCGGCGTGTGGAGCGCGACCTGGAGGAGGTCGGCGACGCCCTCGGTATCCGCGATTTCGAGGGCCGCTCGTACCGCGGTTGGCACCACCACATGACGATGGTGTCCCTGGCGCATGCCGTCACGGTGCTCTCGCCGTCGCGCGCGCAGGACCCGTTCCCGCCCACGGAGCGTCTTCCGCTCGCCCCGGCACGCGGGACGAAGGTGAGCGCCGCATGA
- a CDS encoding helix-turn-helix domain-containing protein, with translation MRRQDETGNRWVAVPPDIASHDLTRPLERAILTQQHTVAGIYDALSAAEDVYRTQQRTSAASVRLLHGADVIYAALERASEACREELLTAHPGGARDPDALGKTLPRTLRLNSRGVRQRTLYQHSVRTHGPTLAYIERVTSAGAQVRTLDEVVSRFIVYDRSIAFIPDPRYDQQTTALAVEHPALIHYFVTVFDHAWQRAEPVTIAQDHSRPPLLTDETRRAVLQLMIKGHTDAGIGKRLGISSRTVSHHIKKASDMVGSRSRAHLAFLLARSDLLEPPRGD, from the coding sequence ATGCGACGACAGGACGAAACGGGCAACCGCTGGGTCGCCGTACCGCCCGACATCGCGTCCCACGACCTCACCCGCCCGTTGGAACGCGCCATCCTGACCCAGCAGCACACGGTGGCGGGCATCTACGACGCGCTGTCCGCGGCCGAGGACGTGTACCGCACCCAACAGCGCACCTCGGCCGCGTCCGTACGTCTGTTGCACGGTGCTGATGTCATCTACGCGGCGCTCGAAAGGGCCTCGGAGGCCTGCCGCGAAGAGCTTCTGACAGCCCATCCCGGCGGGGCCCGTGACCCCGATGCCCTGGGCAAGACCCTCCCTCGCACACTGCGGCTGAACAGCCGTGGCGTACGGCAGCGCACGCTCTATCAGCACTCGGTGCGCACGCACGGCCCGACGCTCGCCTACATCGAGCGGGTGACGAGCGCCGGCGCCCAGGTGCGCACCCTCGACGAGGTCGTCAGCCGGTTCATCGTCTACGACCGCTCCATCGCCTTCATCCCGGACCCCCGCTACGACCAGCAGACGACCGCGTTGGCCGTTGAACATCCGGCCCTCATCCATTACTTCGTCACGGTCTTCGACCACGCCTGGCAGCGCGCCGAGCCGGTCACCATCGCCCAGGACCACAGCAGGCCCCCGCTGTTGACCGACGAGACCCGCCGGGCCGTGCTGCAGCTCATGATCAAAGGGCACACGGACGCGGGAATAGGCAAGCGCCTCGGCATCAGCAGCAGGACCGTGTCCCACCACATCAAGAAGGCGTCGGACATGGTGGGAAGCCGCAGCCGGGCCCATCTCGCCTTTCTGCTGGCCCGGTCCGATCTTCTGGAGCCCCCGCGCGGCGACTGA
- a CDS encoding TetR/AcrR family transcriptional regulator produces the protein MATQSRATRTREALIAAAAADMDANGYDGSTLSAISASAKVSMGALTFHFSTKRALAEGVVREASAITRERTAGVSADHSSPLGAAIALLQCLADLLDESVIVRAAALLERERPEAVPGWHRAWVPALRRLLREADGAGELHQDARPVAAADLVVYLLTAVEVYRDSPVAEGLGAGSTLSRLLPFVWRGIVTEGV, from the coding sequence ATGGCGACTCAGAGTCGAGCCACACGCACGCGCGAGGCGTTGATCGCCGCTGCCGCCGCCGATATGGACGCGAACGGCTACGACGGATCCACTCTGTCCGCGATCAGCGCGTCGGCCAAGGTCTCCATGGGTGCCTTGACCTTTCACTTCTCCACCAAGCGCGCCCTCGCCGAAGGCGTCGTGCGGGAGGCGTCGGCCATCACTCGTGAGCGGACCGCGGGCGTGTCGGCGGATCACTCTTCTCCGCTGGGGGCCGCGATTGCTCTGCTGCAGTGCCTTGCCGATCTGCTCGACGAGAGCGTGATCGTGAGAGCGGCGGCGCTGCTGGAGCGTGAGCGGCCGGAGGCGGTGCCGGGCTGGCATCGAGCCTGGGTTCCTGCACTTCGCCGGCTGTTGCGGGAGGCGGACGGGGCGGGAGAGCTGCATCAGGACGCCCGCCCCGTCGCGGCGGCGGACCTGGTGGTGTATCTCCTCACTGCGGTCGAGGTGTACCGCGACTCCCCCGTGGCGGAGGGGCTCGGTGCGGGAAGTACCTTGTCGCGGCTGTTGCCGTTCGTGTGGCGCGGCATCGTCACCGAGGGCGTATGA
- a CDS encoding transketolase — translation MEAPAILAEDIYREELAKIGAEDGRVVCVEALPSGARHPFETAHPDRFFQLGSVESAMVSMVEGLTGAGFRVFVCGLGTHIGAARLPRLTLAYLQAGASVVVPDTLVDPAGLLRTPRVQIAAPSGVHEIRAVVRGAARSGRPYHIRIGAGAPADVAADWAGAGDGDIPSVVWDITEDAGPHEDAQVCIVSVGEDATRLALAVRERSSGAGHAHLVYLDDSHLAAAAGELVRRYDRFVVLGGQRGPDGVQERLSRLMLGCHVLEVSMSGELAADVDQVLSTVKGLRQ, via the coding sequence ATGGAAGCTCCAGCGATCCTCGCGGAGGACATCTACCGCGAGGAACTGGCAAAGATCGGGGCCGAGGACGGCCGGGTGGTGTGTGTGGAGGCTCTGCCGAGCGGCGCCCGGCATCCGTTCGAGACGGCCCACCCGGACCGGTTCTTCCAGCTGGGCAGCGTGGAGAGCGCCATGGTGAGCATGGTGGAAGGGCTGACCGGCGCCGGGTTCAGGGTGTTCGTGTGCGGGCTGGGCACGCACATCGGAGCGGCTCGGCTGCCTCGGCTGACTCTCGCGTATCTGCAGGCGGGCGCGTCGGTGGTGGTGCCGGATACCCTCGTCGATCCAGCAGGGCTGCTGCGCACGCCACGCGTGCAGATCGCGGCGCCGAGCGGCGTCCACGAGATCAGGGCGGTGGTGCGGGGTGCGGCACGTTCGGGGCGGCCGTACCACATCCGCATCGGCGCAGGGGCACCCGCCGACGTGGCAGCGGACTGGGCGGGGGCCGGTGACGGAGACATCCCCTCGGTCGTCTGGGACATCACCGAGGACGCGGGGCCGCACGAGGACGCGCAGGTCTGCATCGTCTCGGTCGGTGAGGACGCCACCCGGCTCGCGCTGGCGGTCCGGGAGCGGTCCTCCGGCGCCGGGCACGCGCACCTGGTGTACCTCGACGACAGCCATCTGGCCGCGGCGGCGGGTGAACTGGTCCGTCGCTACGACCGGTTCGTGGTGCTCGGCGGGCAGCGAGGGCCTGACGGAGTACAGGAGCGGCTGAGCCGGCTGATGCTCGGCTGCCACGTCCTGGAGGTGTCGATGAGCGGTGAACTCGCCGCCGACGTCGACCAGGTGCTCTCGACGGTCAAGGGGCTGCGGCAATGA
- a CDS encoding NAD(P)/FAD-dependent oxidoreductase, whose translation MTTDAYDLDSTDVAVVGGGPAGLSAALQLARYGRRVLVFDTGQGRSTHHQTNRNYLGFPDGIATTELRALGRRQLAHYPHVCFAAHRVTGVLGDARRGFTVQAQGHVWRARTVVLATGVLDHFPHFPGWKTYVGRSMFWCIACDGYENRGRRILVVGHTDAAAGEAMQLHSLTERVQLLTNSRSNDISPRFGRRLGAAGVPIVHDRIKEAEGTDGQLSAIVTRAGERLLLDALFSIQGATPEVAVARGLGVRLNAHGYVDVDMEQHTSVPGVYAAGDITAPHSHQVSAAVQEGAQAASAANYFLYPPELRAD comes from the coding sequence GTGACCACAGACGCGTACGACCTGGACAGCACGGACGTAGCGGTGGTCGGAGGCGGCCCCGCCGGTCTGTCAGCCGCGCTTCAGCTGGCGCGCTACGGACGCCGGGTGCTGGTCTTCGACACGGGACAAGGGCGCTCGACCCATCACCAGACCAACCGCAATTACCTCGGGTTCCCCGACGGCATCGCCACCACGGAACTGCGTGCCCTGGGGCGGCGCCAGTTGGCCCACTACCCGCACGTCTGCTTCGCCGCCCACCGCGTGACGGGTGTGCTGGGCGATGCACGGCGGGGTTTCACCGTCCAGGCGCAGGGCCATGTGTGGCGGGCCAGGACGGTGGTCCTCGCCACCGGTGTGCTCGACCACTTCCCGCACTTCCCGGGCTGGAAGACGTACGTGGGCCGTTCGATGTTCTGGTGCATCGCCTGCGACGGCTACGAGAACCGTGGCCGTCGCATCCTCGTCGTGGGACACACCGATGCCGCCGCGGGTGAGGCCATGCAGTTGCACAGCCTCACCGAACGGGTCCAGCTGCTCACCAACAGCCGGAGTAACGACATCAGTCCGCGCTTCGGACGCCGGCTCGGCGCTGCGGGCGTGCCGATCGTGCACGACCGCATCAAGGAGGCCGAGGGTACGGACGGTCAGCTGTCGGCCATCGTGACGCGGGCCGGTGAACGCCTCCTGCTGGACGCCCTGTTCTCCATCCAGGGGGCCACACCGGAGGTGGCGGTGGCGCGCGGTCTCGGTGTCCGGCTCAATGCGCACGGCTATGTGGATGTGGACATGGAGCAGCACACATCGGTCCCCGGTGTGTATGCGGCGGGAGACATCACGGCGCCGCACTCCCATCAGGTTTCGGCGGCGGTGCAGGAAGGGGCGCAGGCCGCCTCCGCGGCCAACTACTTTCTCTACCCACCGGAGTTGCGGGCGGACTGA